The window CGACCGTGTGGACGGCACAGGTCGAGGTGATGCGGGCCGCGTTGCGACAGCACGGCCGGCCGCCCATCGACGCGGTCCTCTCCTCGGAGGCCTACGGCGACGAGCTCGCGGCCCGGCTCGGGGCGCGCGCCCACGTGCCGGTCGACCCTGGTCGGGAGCGGATACCGGTGTCCGCGACCCGGGTACGGGCGGACCTCGCCGCCGGCTGGGATCTGCTCGAGCCCCCGGTGCGGGCCGGCCTTACCTGCCGGATCGTCGTGGTCGGCGCCGAGTCGACCGGCACGACGACGATCTCCCGGACGCTCGCCGAGCACTACCGAGCCCGCGGCGGGGCCTGGGCGCGCACCCGGTGGGTCGAGGAGTTCGGGCGCGAGCTGACCGAGCGTAAGTGGGCCGCCGAGCGAGCCGCGGCGGCCAAGCGCGGCGAACGCCCGCCCGAGCTTGCCGACATCACCTGGACCGCCGACGACTTCGACGAGGTCGGCGGCGAGCAGACCCGCAGGGAGAACGCGGCGGCGCTGGCTGGCTCGCCCCTGCTCGTCTGCGACACCGACGCGTTCGCCACCATGATCTGGGAACGTCGCTACCTCGGCCCGGACGCCCGGCCCCCGCGGCCGTGGGCGACGAACCTCCCGCCGCGTGCGCTGTACCTGGTCACGGACCACCGGGATGTGCCCTGGGAGGACGACGGCATGCGCGAGGGAGACCTTGACATCCGCGCCACGATGACCACCTGGTTCATCGACGCCCTGACCGTCGCCGGCCACTCCTGGATCCCGCTGACCGGTCCGCTGCCAGACCGTCTCGACCTCGCCATCCGCGCGGTCGACGCCGCGCTCGCTCGGGCCGCCACCTTCGGCCCGCCGGCCGGGTAGCCACCGGGCGGTCGGAAGCCGGCCGGCTTCGTCGGCATCCGCGAGCGTCCCGTGATCGACGGCGGGAGCGCGAACGGATACGGCCCGGCGCGTAGCGCGGGATACGCGCCGGACCGGATGTCAGGGGCGGC of the Pseudofrankia saprophytica genome contains:
- a CDS encoding AAA family ATPase, which produces MTRYRHGFIVGKFYPPHQGHRQLIDTAARTCDEVTVLVEAGATETIPLADRMAWLRETHADTPHVTVIGISCDVPVDMANPTVWTAQVEVMRAALRQHGRPPIDAVLSSEAYGDELAARLGARAHVPVDPGRERIPVSATRVRADLAAGWDLLEPPVRAGLTCRIVVVGAESTGTTTISRTLAEHYRARGGAWARTRWVEEFGRELTERKWAAERAAAAKRGERPPELADITWTADDFDEVGGEQTRRENAAALAGSPLLVCDTDAFATMIWERRYLGPDARPPRPWATNLPPRALYLVTDHRDVPWEDDGMREGDLDIRATMTTWFIDALTVAGHSWIPLTGPLPDRLDLAIRAVDAALARAATFGPPAG